One Amaranthus tricolor cultivar Red isolate AtriRed21 chromosome 1, ASM2621246v1, whole genome shotgun sequence DNA window includes the following coding sequences:
- the LOC130806661 gene encoding 2-alkenal reductase (NADP(+)-dependent)-like — protein MAGVEVSNKQVILKNHVVGFPKESDMEVKTSMITLKVPEDCEGFLLKNLYLSCDPYMRSRMTKHERPTYVESFIPGSPISGYGVGRVVDSRHPNFKTGDLVWGMTGWEEYSLITSALSFFKIEHTDVTLSYYTGILGMPGLTAYAGFFEVASPKKGERVYISAASGAVGQLVGQLAKLSGCYVVGSAGSKEKVDLLKSKFGFDDAFNYKEEEDLDAALRKYFPEGIDIYFENVGGKMLDAVLMNMRLHGRIPVCGMISQYNLLQPEGVHNLFNLITKRLRMEGFLVFDYYHLYPKYLEMIIPHIKEGKVSYVEDVAEGLETAPSALIGLFTGRNVGKQVVVVARE, from the exons ATGGCGGGTGTTGAGGTGAGCAACAAGCAAGTGATACTTAAAAATCATGTTGTTGGTTTTCCTAAAGAATCAGATATGGAGGTTAAAACTTCCATGATTACTCTCAAGGTTCCAGAAGATTGTGAGGGTTTTCTTCTTAAGAATCTGTATTTGTCTTGTGATCCTTACATGAGGAGTCGTATGACCAAGCATGAGCGTCCTACTTATGTTGAATCTTTTATTCCTGGATCG CCGATCTCTGGATATGGAGTGGGTAGAGTTGTGGATTCCCGTCATCCAAACTTCAAGACCGGTGACCTTGTATGGGGAATGACTGGATGGGAAGAATATAGTCTTATTACATCTGCGCTGTCATTCTTTAAAATAGAGCATACAGATGTGACTCTATCATACTATACTGGGATTCTTG GTATGCCTGGCTTGACAGCCTATGCTGGCTTTTTTGAGGTTGCATCTCCTAAGAAAGGAGAGCGTGTCTACATCTCTGCGGCATCTGGTGCTGTTGGTCAGCTAGTTGGACAACTTGCGAAATTGAGTGGTTGTTACGTTGTAGGAAGTGCTGGTAGCAAAGAGAAG GTTGATCTATTAAAAAGCAAATTTGGATTTGATGATGCCTTCAACTACAAAGAAGAGGAAGATTTGGATGCGGCCTTGAGAAA GTATTTTCCAGAAGGCATTGACATTTATTTTGAGAATGTTGGTGGAAAAATGCTTGATGCTGTGTTGATGAACATGAGACTCCATGGCCGAATTCCTGTGTGTGGAATGATTTCACAGTACAATCTCCTACAGCCTGAGGGTGTGCACAATTTGTTCAATCTAATCACAAAGCGCCTACGCATGGAAGGATTTTTGGTTTTTGACTACTATCATCTTTACCCAAAATACTTGGAAATGATCATACCTCACATCAAAGAGGGCAAGGTCTCGTATGTTGAAGATGTTGCTGAAGGTTTAGAAACTGCTCCTTCTGCGTTAATAGGCCTTTTCACTGGCCGTAATGTAGGCAAGCAAGTTGTTGTAGTTGCCCGCGAATGA
- the LOC130806651 gene encoding 2-alkenal reductase (NADP(+)-dependent)-like: MAGEEVSNKQVILKHYVVGFPKESDMEVKISNITLKVPQDCNNCFLLKNLHLSCDPYMRGRMTKHDRPTYVDCFKIGSPIMGFGVSKVLDSRHPNFKAGDLVWGMTGWEEYSLITSSQSFYKIEHTDVPLSYYTGILGMPGMTAYAGFYEVGSPKKGDRVFVSAASGAVGQLVGQFAKLTGCYVVGSAGSKDKVDLLKSKFGFDEAFNYKEEEDLDAALGRYFPEGIDIYFENVGGKMLDAVLMNMRLHGQIPVCGLISQYNLEQPEGAHNLLNLITKRIRMEGFLVTDYYHLYPKYLEMILPLIKEGKISYVEDVVEGLENAPSALIGLYYGRNVGKQLVVVARD; the protein is encoded by the exons atggcgGGTGAAGAGGTGAGCAACAAGCAGGTTATCCTAAAACATTACGTCGTTGGGTTTCCTAAAGAATCAGACATGGAGGTTAAAATTTCCAACATTACTCTCAAAGTTCCTCAAGATTGTAACAATTGCTTCCTTCTTAAAAACCTGCATTTGTCCTGTGACCCTTATATGAGGGGTCGTATGACCAAGCATGACCGCCCCACTTATGTCGATTGTTTCAAAATTGGCTCG CCTATCATGGGTTTTGGAGTGTCCAAAGTTCTGGACTCTCGGCATCCAAATTTCAAGGCAGGTGATCTTGTATGGGGAATGACAGGATGGGAAGAATATAGTCTAATTACGTCTTCACAATCTTTCTATAAGATTGAGCATACAGATGTACCCCTTTCCTACTATACAGGGATTCTTG GTATGCCTGGCATGACAGCGTATGCTGGTTTCTATGAAGTTGGATCTCCCAAGAAGGGAGACCGAGTCTTTGTATCTGCAGCTTCTGGTGCTGTTGGTCAACTAGTTGGACAATTTGCAAAATTAACTGGTTGCTATGTTGTTGGAAGTGCTGGTAGCAAAGATAAG GTTGATCTTCTAAAAAGCAAATTTGGATTTGATGAAGCGTTCAATTACAAGGAAGAGGAAGACTTGGATGCAGCTTTGGGAAG GTATTTCCCAGAGGGCATTGATATTTACTTCGAGAATGTTGGAGGAAAGATGCTGGATGCTGTCCTAATGAACATGAGACTCCATGGCCAAATTCCCGTTTGTGGATTGATATCACAGTATAATCTGGAACAGCCAGAGGGTGCACATAACCTATTAAATCTTATCACAAAACGCATTCGAATGGAAGGATTTTTAGTTACTGATTACTACCATTTGTACCCTAAATACCTGGAAATGATCCTACCTCTAATCAAGGAGGGCAAGATTTCATATGTTGAAGATGTTGTTGAAGGCTTAGAAAACGCTCCTTCAGCCTTGATTGGCCTTTACTATGGCCGTAATGTGGGCAAGCAGCTTGTTGTGGTTGCTCGTGATTAA